In a single window of the Streptococcus salivarius genome:
- a CDS encoding Paratox, protein MMTYDEVMEAIERGFIKGDKISIVRRNGKIHDYVLPGEKVEPGEMVTEEDVETVLEELRE, encoded by the coding sequence ATGATGACTTATGATGAAGTAATGGAAGCGATAGAAAGAGGGTTTATCAAGGGCGATAAGATCAGTATTGTCCGACGAAATGGGAAAATCCATGATTATGTCTTGCCAGGAGAGAAAGTAGAACCTGGAGAAATGGTGACAGAAGAGGACGTAGAAACTGTACTTGAAGAGTTGAGGGAATAG
- a CDS encoding ABC transporter ATP-binding protein, producing MTNIIFSQVQKSFHKKLVLDIPDFQADSGEIISIVGGNGAGKSTFIKLLAGIFLQDKGEVRVHGVSNRSKKINSLVKFVLESGQGLYSYLTAMENLQYFIGLNGIALSHIKAEVDALCDQLAFTPYKDTLVSELSQGNRQKLTLILALVQKPKVLCLDEPTNGLDLLAKKQLMTLLQDYARHHQASVFITSHDASFIKKISNRVVLIQEGRIYRDGTFEEIFGTVHQHEVYHLLLAKSAESVLRQSFLELDYKVLEDGISIETRNPAFYRRLLEETEVLQFSREPASLEDLLYEVLK from the coding sequence ATGACTAACATAATATTTTCACAAGTTCAAAAGAGTTTTCACAAGAAGTTGGTGTTAGACATTCCTGATTTTCAGGCAGATTCAGGTGAAATCATCTCCATTGTTGGTGGCAATGGTGCTGGCAAGTCAACTTTCATCAAACTTCTGGCAGGGATTTTCTTGCAGGATAAGGGAGAGGTTCGTGTGCATGGCGTTTCTAATCGTTCTAAGAAAATCAATTCGCTGGTCAAGTTTGTCTTGGAGAGCGGGCAGGGTTTGTACAGTTATTTAACTGCTATGGAAAATCTCCAGTATTTTATAGGCTTAAATGGGATTGCCTTGTCTCATATCAAAGCAGAAGTGGATGCTTTATGTGACCAGCTGGCTTTTACACCCTACAAAGACACGCTGGTTTCGGAACTGTCCCAGGGCAATCGTCAGAAATTGACCTTAATCTTAGCCTTGGTGCAAAAACCGAAAGTACTCTGTTTGGATGAGCCGACCAATGGGTTAGATTTACTGGCAAAAAAGCAGCTGATGACTCTTTTGCAGGATTATGCTCGTCACCATCAAGCTAGTGTTTTCATCACCAGTCATGACGCTAGTTTTATCAAGAAGATCAGTAATCGGGTGGTGCTGATTCAGGAGGGACGGATCTATCGTGACGGAACCTTCGAGGAGATTTTTGGGACTGTCCACCAGCATGAAGTCTATCACTTGCTTCTGGCTAAGAGTGCAGAAAGCGTGCTGAGACAAAGCTTTCTTGAGTTGGACTACAAGGTGCTTGAGGATGGGATTTCGATAGAGACCAGAAATCCAGCCTTTTATCGGCGATTACTAGAAGAAACGGAAGTCTTGCAGTTTAGCCGAGAGCCAGCCTCTTTGGAAGATTTGCTTTATGAGGTGCTCAAATGA
- a CDS encoding DNA alkylation repair protein: protein MKEYILNLEKEFSLIENGFKEEEKRALADYLSNDNAYTKELAFLAFKSNVYQVRMYSVFLFGHLSSYEEILNFMRDEVSKDENWRVQEVLAKAFDEFCKQTGYEKSLPVIDDWLQNNNPNVRRAVTEGLRIWTSRPYFKDNPDEAIKRIATLKEDSSEYVRKSVGNALRDISKKFPDLIKEELDSWDIKSKEIQKVYKLASKFIK from the coding sequence ATGAAAGAATATATTTTAAATTTAGAAAAAGAATTCTCTTTGATAGAAAATGGATTTAAAGAAGAAGAGAAGAGAGCTCTTGCTGACTATCTATCAAACGATAATGCCTATACTAAAGAATTAGCATTTTTAGCCTTTAAATCCAATGTATATCAAGTTAGAATGTATAGTGTATTTCTCTTTGGACATTTGTCATCGTATGAAGAAATTTTGAACTTCATGAGAGATGAGGTTTCAAAAGATGAAAATTGGAGAGTTCAAGAAGTATTAGCAAAAGCATTTGATGAATTTTGTAAGCAAACAGGTTATGAAAAATCTCTTCCGGTTATTGACGACTGGCTACAAAATAATAATCCAAATGTCAGAAGAGCTGTTACAGAAGGTTTGAGAATATGGACGAGTAGACCATATTTCAAGGATAATCCAGATGAAGCTATTAAACGAATCGCAACATTAAAAGAAGATTCTAGTGAATATGTTAGAAAATCAGTTGGTAATGCTTTGAGGGATATTAGCAAAAAATTTCCAGACTTGATTAAAGAAGAACTTGATAGTTGGGACATTAAGAGTAAAGAGATTCAAAAAGTTTACAAGTTAGCAAGTAAATTTATTAAGTGA
- a CDS encoding DUF262 domain-containing protein, with amino-acid sequence MRNDIQPSLQTVEQYFSKSEFYIPSYQRPYAWQVAQCDQLIEDINQHMENFDKDSQDNYFFGAVLIAQESGEDHDVTLIDGQQRTTTFMLLLKALLLKIESELAIQPQDDADGRRLIKRLNGLKEQIASLLFNMSEDELDDFVDGLSFPTVEMIKYINDSISEKYAFDMQAILLGRNFEEIKQNVHQIYRRQKDNRYTNFYKNFRYFYNTCKELSVINCINFANHFIKNCQVITITSFNTDQAINIFNSLNGTGVPLTPIEVIVSKTTASAADRKTFENNWQEIVEWADKSNLDLNTLMTHYIFTKLSQQNGTDRRNPGIRAFFNKNKELLNDDVVFTDDLKKILHTYLLTSETSIGRVVSQLNGNLRPFVSSYLFFRDDKRYIEYLMRIGILIELSELSYSHGLFKGFLEEINLLYSQVDIFSTESLIDKVREHIRLNFEYENVKQTLLESGVSNALIYVNEYLFATEHAINLKLDGNIDIEHIMPKSGINREHIMHDIGVDDPDEFREYAEKLGNKILLEAEINRGIGDAWFRTKKENHISKGNGYIGSKFPIAQSLVTYTKDTWTKEDIDLATEKAAKRIADFVFEL; translated from the coding sequence ATGCGTAATGATATTCAGCCAAGTCTACAAACAGTAGAACAATATTTTTCTAAATCTGAATTTTATATTCCTAGCTACCAGAGACCGTATGCGTGGCAGGTGGCACAATGTGATCAGTTAATTGAAGACATCAATCAGCATATGGAAAACTTCGATAAAGATTCACAGGACAATTACTTCTTTGGAGCAGTACTGATTGCCCAAGAATCTGGTGAGGATCATGATGTTACACTAATTGATGGTCAACAAAGAACAACTACCTTTATGTTGTTATTAAAAGCGTTGTTACTTAAAATTGAGAGTGAATTAGCTATCCAACCTCAAGACGATGCAGATGGTAGACGACTTATTAAGAGACTGAACGGATTAAAAGAACAAATTGCATCATTGCTGTTTAATATGTCTGAGGATGAACTAGATGATTTTGTTGATGGGCTATCATTCCCAACTGTTGAAATGATAAAGTACATTAATGATTCCATCTCAGAAAAATACGCTTTTGACATGCAGGCAATTCTACTTGGACGCAATTTTGAAGAAATAAAACAGAATGTTCATCAAATATACCGTCGCCAAAAAGATAATCGCTATACGAACTTCTACAAAAATTTCCGATATTTCTACAATACTTGCAAAGAATTGAGTGTTATTAATTGCATTAATTTTGCTAATCATTTTATAAAAAATTGCCAAGTCATCACCATTACAAGTTTTAATACTGACCAAGCTATTAATATTTTTAACTCTTTAAATGGTACTGGTGTACCCTTGACTCCAATTGAAGTCATTGTTTCCAAAACAACTGCTAGTGCTGCAGATAGAAAAACATTTGAAAATAATTGGCAGGAGATAGTAGAATGGGCTGACAAGTCAAATCTTGATTTGAATACGTTGATGACACATTATATTTTCACTAAGCTATCGCAACAAAATGGTACAGACAGAAGGAATCCCGGAATACGCGCATTCTTTAATAAGAATAAGGAACTTCTTAATGATGATGTTGTCTTTACAGATGATTTGAAAAAGATACTCCATACTTATTTGCTTACATCAGAAACTTCGATTGGTAGAGTAGTCAGTCAGCTTAATGGTAATTTAAGGCCATTTGTGAGTAGCTATCTATTTTTCCGAGATGATAAGAGATATATTGAGTACCTGATGCGAATTGGTATCTTAATTGAATTATCAGAGTTATCATACAGTCATGGATTATTCAAAGGCTTTCTTGAGGAAATCAATTTGTTGTATAGTCAAGTCGATATATTTTCAACAGAGTCATTGATTGATAAGGTTCGAGAGCATATACGTTTGAATTTTGAATATGAAAATGTTAAACAAACACTTTTAGAGAGTGGAGTCTCAAATGCTCTTATTTATGTGAATGAGTACCTATTTGCAACCGAACATGCTATAAATCTAAAGCTTGACGGAAATATAGACATCGAACATATTATGCCAAAAAGTGGGATTAACAGAGAGCACATCATGCATGATATAGGTGTCGATGATCCGGATGAATTTCGTGAATATGCTGAGAAGTTAGGAAACAAGATTTTACTTGAAGCAGAAATAAATCGTGGTATTGGAGATGCCTGGTTTAGAACTAAGAAGGAAAATCATATCTCTAAGGGTAATGGATATATTGGTAGTAAGTTTCCAATAGCTCAGTCTCTCGTAACGTATACCAAAGATACTTGGACTAAAGAGGATATTGATTTAGCTACAGAGAAAGCAGCAAAACGAATAGCAGACTTTGTTTTTGAGCTATAA
- a CDS encoding aminoglycoside phosphotransferase family protein, whose amino-acid sequence MDFSSKVAINKGWSDDKKYCVTDQNQQNYFLRVSDKEKLDSKKFEFDMMKKVASLGVPMCKPISIELCDDEVHSLHEWIDGKDARETILTVSKEQQYTYGVEAGNILRKIHSLPVTEDREDWEPFYNRKIDDKIKKYKECPVQYENGQIFIDYLNANREWLKDRPQVFQHGDYHIGNFMIGKDGKIYVIDFDRFDLGDPWEEFNRIVWSAQVSPSFASGMIDGYFDDKVPDLFWKLLAIYILTNIVGALPWALPYGSEEIAVMQNQAKEILEWYDDLKQIIPSWYLNKMTE is encoded by the coding sequence ATGGATTTTAGTAGTAAGGTAGCCATAAATAAAGGCTGGTCAGATGATAAAAAATATTGTGTGACAGATCAAAATCAGCAAAACTATTTCTTGCGTGTTTCTGATAAGGAGAAGTTAGATTCTAAAAAATTTGAATTTGATATGATGAAGAAAGTAGCTTCTCTTGGAGTTCCGATGTGTAAACCAATTAGCATTGAACTCTGCGATGACGAAGTACATTCTTTACACGAATGGATAGACGGGAAAGATGCAAGAGAAACCATTTTAACTGTTTCGAAAGAACAACAATACACTTACGGAGTAGAAGCAGGAAACATACTTCGAAAAATTCATTCACTTCCTGTTACAGAAGATCGTGAAGATTGGGAACCCTTTTATAATCGAAAAATTGATGACAAAATCAAAAAATACAAAGAATGTCCCGTTCAATACGAAAATGGTCAGATTTTTATTGATTATTTAAATGCAAATCGAGAATGGTTAAAAGATAGACCTCAGGTTTTCCAACATGGGGATTATCATATCGGAAATTTCATGATTGGAAAAGATGGTAAAATTTATGTCATTGACTTTGATCGATTTGATCTTGGAGATCCTTGGGAGGAGTTCAATCGTATTGTGTGGTCCGCTCAAGTATCTCCCTCTTTTGCATCTGGTATGATAGATGGATATTTTGATGACAAGGTTCCAGATTTATTTTGGAAACTTCTTGCCATTTACATTCTAACTAATATAGTTGGAGCTCTACCCTGGGCTCTACCTTATGGAAGCGAAGAAATAGCAGTAATGCAAAATCAAGCTAAGGAAATTTTAGAATGGTATGATGATTTGAAGCAAATCATTCCTAGTTGGTACTTGAATAAGATGACTGAATAA
- a CDS encoding ABC transporter permease: MRGVYIEWLKSRRTKSFSIVTLLMIVATLWSIAMFMSAFSHPELKNVGTLFSNQNVNLLMLPIAVSVFVSRIVSNEREGQTFKLQATNGLGLMTIFRHKFLFTMVFFFVMSFAEIVAICCFGKQSGISIPMDIVGVQFLGQLLSIFALVSIYLTLAMVLEKQGVLLALGLLGGFLGIVLNPRSYGFASLLNPLTGAGSLAPYKYHFLGDGAYTYLLDQQLPWKLVFFMIYCLMLYGLANVILRKRGS, from the coding sequence ATGAGAGGTGTGTACATTGAATGGTTAAAAAGTAGACGAACAAAATCTTTTTCAATTGTTACTCTTTTGATGATTGTAGCGACATTGTGGAGTATTGCAATGTTTATGTCTGCTTTTTCGCATCCAGAGTTAAAAAATGTCGGAACTTTATTTAGTAATCAGAATGTGAACCTTCTCATGCTTCCTATTGCTGTTTCTGTATTTGTGAGTCGAATTGTGAGTAATGAACGAGAAGGACAGACCTTTAAATTACAAGCTACAAATGGCTTAGGTTTGATGACGATCTTTAGACATAAATTTTTATTTACAATGGTCTTCTTCTTTGTCATGTCTTTTGCAGAAATTGTAGCTATCTGTTGCTTTGGAAAACAATCTGGTATCTCAATTCCTATGGACATTGTAGGAGTTCAATTTTTAGGACAATTACTATCTATTTTCGCTCTAGTTTCTATCTATTTAACGTTAGCAATGGTACTAGAAAAACAAGGCGTATTACTGGCTTTAGGATTGTTAGGAGGTTTTTTAGGAATCGTCTTAAATCCAAGAAGTTATGGTTTTGCTAGTTTGCTTAATCCGTTGACCGGAGCAGGCAGTTTAGCACCTTATAAGTATCACTTTCTTGGGGATGGGGCATATACCTACCTCTTGGATCAACAGTTACCTTGGAAACTAGTATTCTTTATGATTTATTGTTTGATGTTATACGGTTTAGCTAATGTTATTTTGAGAAAGAGAGGAAGTTGA
- a CDS encoding helix-turn-helix domain-containing protein, which yields MTTIKFDDFLENELADNNFKEGFLTEKAILESAIAVSDARQTAGLTQRELASLSHVPQSTIARIERGHNTSIETMSKIAPALNKNLTIKIS from the coding sequence ATGACCACAATTAAATTTGATGATTTTTTAGAAAACGAACTAGCAGACAATAATTTTAAAGAAGGCTTTTTAACTGAAAAAGCTATTTTGGAAAGTGCTATTGCAGTTTCTGACGCACGACAAACAGCAGGTCTCACCCAAAGGGAGCTAGCTTCCCTATCTCATGTCCCACAGTCTACCATTGCTCGCATTGAACGTGGACATAACACAAGCATTGAAACAATGAGCAAAATTGCACCTGCTCTGAATAAAAATCTAACTATCAAAATAAGCTAA
- a CDS encoding peptidylprolyl isomerase has translation MLNKVKTKALISVGAVASTSFILMMGYTAGQHSTAKQSRKEIELAAAKLVEDKQVEDKASILSSDTVKEFLTQYYTKEKLGENNTRIQPYMTESAYSQELTSQNDAMNQVYKDYILDYHFEKADIFVNQTTNQAIVMVSYNVTYVSDLKNANQSKTNQTETRTVKLSYSKLPGKLLVNQVQVWKSGLDDLDKATPKTLEDSSSVPSLPNTTTK, from the coding sequence ATGTTAAATAAAGTCAAAACTAAAGCCTTAATTAGTGTTGGAGCAGTAGCCTCAACTAGCTTTATTCTCATGATGGGATATACTGCTGGTCAACATTCTACTGCTAAACAAAGTCGAAAAGAAATCGAGTTGGCTGCAGCTAAACTTGTAGAGGACAAACAAGTAGAAGATAAAGCAAGTATTTTATCATCAGATACTGTAAAAGAATTTTTGACACAGTACTATACGAAAGAAAAACTAGGGGAAAATAATACACGTATTCAACCTTATATGACTGAATCGGCTTATTCTCAAGAATTGACAAGTCAAAATGATGCCATGAACCAAGTCTATAAGGACTATATTTTGGATTATCATTTTGAAAAAGCTGATATCTTTGTCAATCAGACTACGAATCAAGCTATTGTCATGGTGTCTTATAATGTAACCTATGTATCTGATTTAAAGAATGCTAACCAATCAAAGACAAACCAAACAGAAACCCGAACGGTTAAATTGTCCTATTCTAAACTACCTGGTAAGTTATTGGTCAATCAAGTACAGGTTTGGAAATCTGGATTAGATGATTTAGATAAGGCAACTCCCAAAACCTTAGAAGACTCATCATCAGTTCCATCATTGCCAAATACTACGACAAAATGA
- a CDS encoding ABC transporter, with amino-acid sequence MMLAAIGREFSRQLSEYKQFRVNLLFANLGIFFLVTGFLTYFDSQQDTFELFILLFTWYFSSHSITHPTYFIEDEIADRTIINVIQSRRSIFGMLFIKIIVQILLDLVKAIPLFCLVALVQQIAFPTDWIDTVVPFLLSFVVIASLYGLGFLFASFSFVFTKISSITSLLAYGILFLVGFQEPSSHLMVTLSRCLPFHLLVSFIRQPSWFLFLLSLGYGLFYWLLGYFCFQTCLTFAKKKGSLFHV; translated from the coding sequence ATGATGCTAGCAGCGATTGGACGGGAGTTTAGCCGCCAACTGAGCGAATACAAACAGTTCAGAGTCAATCTTCTCTTTGCTAATCTGGGAATTTTCTTTCTTGTCACGGGTTTTCTGACTTATTTTGATAGCCAGCAAGATACTTTTGAGTTATTTATCTTGCTGTTTACTTGGTATTTTTCTAGCCATAGTATCACCCATCCGACCTATTTTATCGAGGATGAGATTGCAGACCGCACCATTATCAACGTGATTCAGAGTCGGCGGAGCATCTTTGGCATGCTTTTTATCAAAATTATCGTGCAGATTTTGTTGGACTTGGTCAAGGCCATTCCTTTGTTCTGCTTGGTTGCCTTGGTTCAGCAGATTGCCTTTCCTACTGACTGGATTGATACAGTTGTTCCCTTTCTTCTGTCCTTTGTGGTCATTGCCTCCCTTTATGGTCTGGGCTTTCTCTTTGCCAGTTTTTCCTTTGTCTTTACAAAAATTTCCAGTATTACTAGCCTCCTTGCTTACGGGATTCTCTTTTTGGTTGGTTTTCAGGAACCATCGAGTCATTTGATGGTTACTTTATCTCGTTGTTTGCCTTTCCATCTCTTGGTGAGTTTTATCCGTCAGCCAAGTTGGTTCCTTTTTTTATTATCACTGGGATACGGTTTGTTTTACTGGCTCTTGGGCTACTTTTGCTTTCAAACTTGTTTGACCTTTGCCAAAAAGAAGGGAAGTTTGTTCCATGTATAA
- a CDS encoding alpha/beta fold hydrolase — protein MNRFEVTTKIGCFSVTYKKRNKVLVCLNGAGLIPSYENFLPILEKLPSSIGYLTIDFPNTGRSPIHNQTGINLDNLVEAVYEILKGLEISNYILCVHSLSGVLALKLMSKPIKCQALIAIEPTTKNVMFADFSKNPYPKMEEQMRMIEECGPENYFKGLTQATFEPETDRLIWELMEEKGLELENQVPGFQISVNITSEDFDSLSLADNIPVFVFCQAYREKEYRDSEYWNSNTKLILGGSHHYLQWSESKKIAALIREL, from the coding sequence ATGAACCGATTTGAAGTAACTACAAAGATTGGTTGTTTCTCTGTTACTTATAAAAAGCGAAATAAAGTACTAGTTTGTTTAAATGGTGCTGGTTTGATACCGAGTTATGAAAATTTTCTACCAATACTTGAAAAACTTCCTTCCTCAATAGGTTACCTTACGATTGATTTTCCGAATACAGGTAGGAGTCCGATTCATAATCAAACAGGAATTAATTTGGATAATCTTGTTGAAGCGGTATACGAAATCCTGAAAGGATTGGAAATTTCCAATTATATACTTTGTGTTCATAGTTTAAGTGGTGTTTTGGCTTTAAAGTTAATGAGTAAACCAATTAAGTGTCAAGCTTTGATAGCAATTGAACCAACAACAAAAAATGTAATGTTTGCTGATTTTTCAAAAAATCCTTATCCAAAAATGGAAGAGCAAATGAGAATGATCGAAGAATGTGGTCCGGAAAATTATTTTAAGGGACTAACTCAAGCAACATTTGAACCTGAAACTGATAGACTGATTTGGGAATTGATGGAAGAAAAGGGCTTAGAATTGGAAAATCAAGTTCCTGGATTTCAGATATCTGTAAATATTACTTCTGAAGATTTTGATAGTTTGTCCTTAGCAGATAATATTCCTGTTTTCGTATTTTGTCAGGCGTACAGAGAAAAAGAGTATAGAGATTCAGAATATTGGAATTCTAATACAAAACTCATTCTAGGTGGGAGCCACCACTATCTACAGTGGTCAGAATCGAAAAAAATTGCAGCCCTTATTAGAGAATTGTAG
- a CDS encoding GyrI-like domain-containing protein, whose translation MRINIVEKNEVKFYGIENHASESSDFTSFWKNYYKYVAADYNAPVGYISAPDEHGDFTYYTCIGHVPKNSDRFKEVILPSGNYAIIELIGSVEKTIPKAWEFAKENFVIKNSPSLEVYSVGDRLNKKYRMELWIPISEVLPNFKKNTSKIGTLKRKVSDSIEDTIEFSKTDNGKKFLKVGGAILTVGAAALLLAKQLGHDANNEEVSDSQSDENISISEVTDNDGSNSEVTDNDDSNLVVTHDYPDVRKSPIVHTVHRGETTFIRGGTDEEKQRFREENNLDF comes from the coding sequence ATGAGAATTAATATTGTTGAGAAAAATGAGGTAAAATTCTATGGTATAGAAAATCATGCGTCAGAATCAAGTGACTTTACCTCTTTTTGGAAAAACTATTATAAGTATGTCGCTGCTGATTATAACGCACCAGTTGGATATATTTCGGCTCCAGATGAACATGGTGATTTTACATATTATACATGTATTGGTCATGTTCCTAAAAACTCTGATAGGTTTAAAGAAGTAATCCTTCCAAGTGGCAATTATGCTATCATTGAACTAATAGGCTCTGTCGAAAAAACAATTCCTAAAGCATGGGAGTTTGCTAAGGAGAATTTTGTAATAAAAAATAGTCCTAGTCTTGAAGTCTATAGTGTTGGGGATAGATTAAACAAGAAGTATCGTATGGAACTCTGGATTCCTATTTCGGAAGTGTTACCAAACTTTAAGAAGAACACCAGTAAAATCGGTACTTTGAAAAGGAAGGTATCAGATTCAATTGAAGATACTATTGAATTTTCAAAGACTGATAATGGGAAAAAATTCCTAAAAGTTGGAGGAGCTATCCTTACGGTAGGTGCAGCAGCATTATTACTAGCTAAACAATTAGGTCATGACGCAAATAATGAGGAAGTCAGTGACAGTCAAAGTGATGAAAATATTTCCATTTCCGAAGTTACTGACAACGATGGTTCCAATTCTGAAGTTACTGACAACGATGATTCTAATTTGGTTGTGACACATGACTATCCAGATGTAAGAAAGTCTCCAATAGTACATACTGTCCATAGAGGGGAAACAACTTTTATTCGTGGTGGCACAGATGAAGAGAAACAAAGATTTAGAGAAGAGAATAATTTGGATTTCTAA
- a CDS encoding ABC transporter permease, which produces MRPYVFAEWKKTRKLQLFMIGMAFLVFSSFIGLGVYFANRAVLIDKTQSLVLWGQLTFYNSTLLYPPMLAIIVGQLLMPEFERKNIEMLKANQVSMDKLYFGKLLSGFFLILSVQLFLLLIFVVAAKVDGISFDLSLAVHIKWLLLSVVASFPIMTLQSFVTAKTRNFSKVVGVATIGSMLNFVLIFINENLTKFFPYSQPMIALRSRSLTDMSLIDLTIFLVVNSLYSLLFYKLTVAALKKNE; this is translated from the coding sequence ATGAGACCTTATGTTTTTGCTGAGTGGAAAAAGACTCGCAAATTACAATTGTTCATGATTGGAATGGCATTTTTGGTTTTTTCTAGCTTTATCGGTTTAGGAGTTTATTTTGCTAATAGGGCTGTCTTAATTGATAAGACACAATCCCTTGTTTTATGGGGACAATTAACATTTTATAACAGTACACTTCTCTATCCTCCTATGTTAGCCATTATTGTGGGACAGTTACTGATGCCAGAATTTGAGAGAAAAAACATTGAGATGTTAAAAGCTAATCAAGTTTCAATGGATAAATTGTACTTTGGAAAACTATTAAGTGGCTTCTTTCTGATTCTTTCCGTCCAACTTTTTTTACTACTTATTTTTGTTGTAGCTGCTAAAGTTGACGGGATTTCGTTTGACCTCAGTTTAGCAGTTCATATTAAATGGCTTCTGTTGTCAGTGGTGGCCTCTTTTCCGATAATGACGCTTCAATCCTTCGTAACCGCAAAGACTCGTAATTTTAGTAAAGTTGTTGGAGTTGCTACAATTGGTAGCATGTTAAACTTTGTGCTGATTTTTATTAACGAGAATCTTACAAAGTTTTTCCCTTATTCTCAACCAATGATTGCCCTACGTAGTCGTTCTTTAACAGATATGTCCTTAATAGATTTGACGATTTTTCTAGTTGTTAATAGTCTATATAGTTTACTTTTCTATAAATTAACAGTGGCAGCTTTGAAGAAAAACGAATAA
- a CDS encoding type II toxin-antitoxin system RelE/ParE family toxin, translating to MEWVKKLDDDIFEIRSKVASNIQRALYFHVLNERYIITHGFTKKTKNTPE from the coding sequence ATGGAATGGGTGAAAAAGCTAGATGACGACATCTTTGAAATCCGCTCAAAGGTTGCTTCTAACATTCAAAGGGCACTTTATTTTCATGTTCTCAATGAACGCTACATCATCACCCATGGCTTTACCAAAAAAACAAAAAACACCCCAGAGTGA